In Triticum urartu cultivar G1812 chromosome 6, Tu2.1, whole genome shotgun sequence, the following proteins share a genomic window:
- the LOC125516954 gene encoding uncharacterized protein LOC125516954 encodes MAHEAERFASYISYWESAWSRTCGFFIDQTALTSMQYTHYTPGRIPTNSAGSTPETLQILSIKLAEIAGGFKWPLSVYGVVAARDIVDHNRNILFSCIRSQAQELKHDDPFLRLTGPTRAIVCSDTVEFEIQLKVKGTTQSQDEALIRCARDCSGGFGHGVSTVCYKNSRCTLELCLQRVAQTVQATILGIQVVKGSWPFEHGARVACSSLSGEIVCTDAGLARIINPSSSQIVLLDSKDGAKLKGFDGHLHVWRQVVSVGTRGELGVEIQAYSKSGDIATRGHVSFMTKFCNISQEKCALDGAEVLITVAWSLVPTERCLIVDDGSRRGNLV; translated from the exons ATGGCTCATGAGGCGGAGAGATTCGCTTCCTACATTAGTTACTGGGAGTCTGCATGGAGCAGAACCTGCGGTTTCTTCATAGACCAAA CTGCACTGACTTCCATGCAATATACACACTACACCCCCGGACGCATCCCAACCAATAGTGCCGGGTCAACCCCGGAGACCTTGCAGATCTTGTCCATCAAGCTCGCGGAAATAGCTGGTGGCTTTAAGTGGCCATTGTCAGTGTATGGCGTGGTTGCTGCCCGTGACATCGTGGATCACAACCGCAACATTCTCTTCTCCTGCATTAGGAGCCAGGCCCAGGAATTGAAACATGAT GATCCTTTTTTGCGATTGACTGGCCCAACCCGTGCAATTGTGTGTTCGGACACGGTCGAATTTGAAATCCAACTAAAAGTAAAAGGTACAACACAGTCTCAAGATGAAGCATTGATCAGATGTGCACGTGATTGCAGTGGAGGATTTGGTCATGGTGTATCTACAGTTTGCTATAAGAACTCTCGGTGCACACTTGAGTTATGTTTGCAGCGAGTTGCTCAAACGGTCCAGGCCACTATCTTGGGTATCCAAGTTGTGAAGGGGTCATGGCCTTTTGAACATGGCGCACGAGTTGCTTGCTCCTCGCTATCAGGTGAAATTGTGTGCACTGATGCTGGACTCGCCCGTATTATTAATCCCTCGTCTAGCCAAATTGTGCTGCTTGATTCAAAAGATGGAGCAAAACTGAAAGGTTTTGATGGTCACCTGCATGTGTGGAGGCAAGTTGTCTCTGTAGGAACCAGAGGAGAATTGGGCGTTGAGATACAAGCCTACTCCAAATCTGGTGATATTGCTACACGGGGTCATGTTAGTTTCATGACCAAATTTTGCAACATAAGCCAGGAGAAATGTGCCCTTGATGGCGCCGAGGTGTTGATTACTGTTGCTTGGTCTCTTGTCCCTACGGAAAGGTGTTTAATCGTGGATGATGGAAGCCGCAGAGGGAATCTTGTTTGA